The following coding sequences lie in one Capsicum annuum cultivar UCD-10X-F1 chromosome 5, UCD10Xv1.1, whole genome shotgun sequence genomic window:
- the LOC107852948 gene encoding NDR1/HIN1-like protein 13, whose translation MHVTTYYSYIVSAIFCSSIPVRSTPPRSRMEGRTPLSGNTNKSLNKLSSVTSLRLASAPDRSLDTGTYVVQIPRDQVYRVPPPENAKIVENHRGPDDNFPRKRRCGCCCWILLGLLIIGIIIGVTIGVIYMLYIPQCPDFSILGVHFKNVTDPNSRDQGQKNQPQQKPKFEFDLKVNNVNERMDVSFGQGKANFVYQKHDIGQGKYPSNSQKAKGSTNVDLNLDVVSNYGKLPDDIKKSIENGNKTIATTLMIRAPMEIKSWVRNLKKDLTITCDFDVQDLTRKSNITYNKCITDF comes from the coding sequence ATGCATGTAACAACATACTATTCTTATATCGTCTCAGCGATCTTTTGTTCTTCAATTCCTGTTAGGTCCACCCCTCCTCGTTCACGCATGGAAGGGAGGACGCCACTTTCCGGTAACACGAATAAAAGCCTTAACAAACTTTCTTCGGTAACATCCCTCCGGTTAGCATCCGCACCCGACCGATCATTGGACACCGGTACCTATGTTGTCCAAATCCCTAGAGATCAAGTTTATCGTGTGCCACCACCCGAAAATGCTAAAATCGTGGAAAATCATCGTGGGCCTGATGATAATTTTCCACGAAAGAGAAGATGTGGATGTTGTTGTTGGATCTTATTAGGGTTATTAATAATTGGTATCATTATAGGTGTTACCATTGGGGTTATTTACATGTTGTATATCCCTCAATGCCCTGACTTTTCCATCCTTGGTGTCCATTTCAAGAATGTCACGGACCCTAATAGTCGTGACCAAGGtcaaaaaaatcaaccacaacaaaaaccAAAATTCGAGTTTGATTTGAAAGTCAATAATGTAAACGAAAGAATGGATGTTTCATTTGGTCAAGGGAAAGCCAATTTTGTTTACCAGAAACATGATATAGGACAAGGGAAATATCCCTCAAATTCACAAAAAGCTAAAGGTTCAACTAATGTTGATCTCAATCTTGATGTTGTTTCTAATTATGGGAAATTGCCTGATGATATTAAGAAGAGCATTGAAAATGGAAATAAAACAATAGCAACTACATTGATGATTCGTGCACCAATGGAAATCAAAAGTTGGGTTAGAAATTTGAAGAAAGATTTGACAATTACCTGTGATTTTGATGTGCAAGATTTGACAAGGAAATCCAATATCACGTATAATAAGTGCATAACGGATTTCTAA